CGCGGCTGCACCCGCGAGCTGGTGGTGCTCCAACAGGAACTCGTGCAGTACCTGACGGACAAGAAAGCCCAAATCAGCGGCCGTTAGGCCTCGGCGAGAAAGGGAACCGGGTTCTGGTCGCGGCGGTGCTGCACCGGCAGGGGCGCGGGCTGCTCCGGACTATCCAGGGCGGCCGTGGCCTCCAGGGCAGTGCGCAGGAGGCGAGCGGCATGCAGTGACATATCCCGCGGCACCGAGATGCGATCGCGCAGGTACCGCAGTCCCACCGCCGTACCCGCCGGAGGTGTGATCACTCCGTTGTTGGGCTTGAGCAGCAGGGTCAAGGCCGAGCGCAGGGCTTGATCCAGGGCGGGCCCCGCCGCAGGATTCACCGCCATCAGCCGCTCACGGTGACGCAACACCCGCGCGACCGCCTCGAGCTGGGCGCCCTCGGGCTGCTCCTGGCGTGTTTCGATCACCGCCGGATCGGCCAAGGGCCAAGGCCCCTGATCGATCAGCTGGGCAACGCGCCGTTGCTCGGCGCCACCGCTGGCCAAACAACAACCCATCTGCGGCGGCAGGTCATGGGCGTGGGTGTGGAAATCGCTTTGGGTCCCCAGGTAGGTGCGGCGCTGCTCGAGGGCCGTGAACCAACGGTCGATGGCGGGGTGCTGCTGACGAATTCCGTAACCCTTGTAGTAGGCGAGGGAGGCGTTCATCCGCTCGAGGTAGGGGATGAAGATCACATCGGCGCTGCTGAAGCGCTCCAGGAAGAACGGACCGGGTGTGGCCTCGAGGGCCTCCTCCACCAAGCCTGCGATTCGTGCGAAGTGCTGCTCCGCGGGGGCGCTGTGGGGGCCCTCGCCATCGCAGTAGCAAAGCCACTGACACCAGGCTCGAAAGAGACGACGCTCGAGCTGCCGCAGGGGGAAGACATCGGGATCACTCAGCCCGGCCTCGAGGGGCCCGAAAGCATTTTCAAGGGCCTGCAGGATCACATCGCTCTCGGTGTGCACCCGGCCATCGAGCTCCAGGGCGGGGAGCATCCCGGAGGGCACAACCTGCTTGTACCAGCGCTCCTTCTCGCCGTAACAGAACATCGTGACCTTGCGGATCCGGTAGGGGATCCGCTTCTCCTCGAGCCAAAGCCAGACCTTCTGGCAGTAGGGGCACCAGGCGTGGTGATCGCGGTAGAGGGTGACGCGCACCTCGGACTCCGGCCGGCCAAACAACCGCAGGCGCGCCTGGGCATTGGTGGGCCCCTCCTGGCGCAGCTGCAGCAGTTGCTCGTCGCTCTGCAGGGGCAGGAGTTCAGCGAGGTCGTCCCAGCTCAGTGCTTGCGGGCCCGGGGAGCTGAACATCAACGGGAGGGCGGGACGGGTCTCTGTTTTAGGGAATCCAGGCGGCAGCTCGGGCCCCTCTAGGCAACACTTGGGGCAGGCAAGGGCGATGGCATGAGCGAGCACTTCGATCTGATCGTGATCGGGGCCGGATCTGGCGGACTGGCCGCCGCCAAGCGCGCCGCGTCCTATGGAGCCCGGGTGGCCATCGTCGAAGGGGACCGGGTGGGCGGCACCTGCGTGATCCGCGGTTGCGTCCCCAAAAAACTGATGGTCTATGGCTCGGCTGTCCGCCATCAATTGAGCGATGCCGCGAGCTACGGCTGGAGCATCGGCGTGATCAGCCACGACAGCAGCGTCCTGCTCAGCAAGGTGCGCGCGGAGGTGGATCGCCTCAACCAACTGCACATCGGCTTCCTCGAGAAGGCGGGGGTGGAGTTGGTACGGGGCTGGGGGCGCTTGGCCGATGACCGCACGGTCAGCGTGCAGGACAGCACTGGCAGCGAAACGCGGCGGCTGACGGCCGAGCGGATCTTGATCGCGGTCGGAGGCCGGCCCCATCGCCCCGAGATTCCAGGGGCCGAGCTGGGCTGGGTCAGTGATGACCTGTTCGAACTGCCGCAGTTCCCCAAGGAGGTCGTCGTCGTCGGCGCCGGCTTCATCGCCTGTGAGTTCGCCTGCATCCTCAATGGCTTGGGCGTGAAGGTCACCCAACTGGTGCGCGGCGATCACCTGCTGCGGGGCTTCGATCGGGAATGCGGCCTGGCGGTGCAGGAGGCGATGGAGGCCGAAGGCATCACGGTCCGCCTGGCCCACAGCCCGGCCGCCATCGAAGGCGAACCGGGGGCACTGACGGTGGTCACCCAGAGCGGCGAGCGCATCGCCTGCAACGGCGTACTGCTGGCCACAGGCCGCCGCCCCTTCCTGGCGGGGCTCAACCTCGAAGCCGCCGGCGTCGCGGTGGAAGGCCATCGCATTCCGGTCGATGCGGATCAGCGCACCAACGTGCCCCACATCTACGCCGTGGGAGACGTCACGGACCGGATCAACCTGACCCCGGTTGCCATTGATGAGGGACGGGCCCTCGCGGACACGATCTGGGGCAACAAACCCCGCCAGGTGGACCATGACCTGGTGGCCGCTGCCGTCTTCTCCCAGCCGGAGCTCTCCAGCGTGGGCCTCAGCGAAGAGGCCGCGATGGCGCGCTTTGGTCCAGACGGCGTCAAGGTGCACCGGGCGCGCTTCCGGCCGATGAGCCAAGCCTTACCGGCCCGTGATCCGAAGGTGCTGCTGAAGCTCGTGCTCGAGGCCGCCAGCGGCAAGGTGGTGGGCTGCCACATGGTCGGCGAGCACGCCGCCGAGATCATTCAGATGGCAGCGATCGCGATCGGCATGGGGGCCACCAAGGCCGATTTCGACCGCACGATGGCGCTGCATCCGACGATCTCGGAAGAGTTCGTCACCCTGCCCAACTAAGGCGATGCGCACACTCCTGATCAGCGGCGCCAGCCGCGGCATCGGCCGGGCCATGGCGGAGCGGCTCTTACGCGATGGCCATCGCTTGAGCCTG
This DNA window, taken from Synechococcus sp. LTW-R, encodes the following:
- a CDS encoding glutathione S-transferase family protein; its protein translation is MFSSPGPQALSWDDLAELLPLQSDEQLLQLRQEGPTNAQARLRLFGRPESEVRVTLYRDHHAWCPYCQKVWLWLEEKRIPYRIRKVTMFCYGEKERWYKQVVPSGMLPALELDGRVHTESDVILQALENAFGPLEAGLSDPDVFPLRQLERRLFRAWCQWLCYCDGEGPHSAPAEQHFARIAGLVEEALEATPGPFFLERFSSADVIFIPYLERMNASLAYYKGYGIRQQHPAIDRWFTALEQRRTYLGTQSDFHTHAHDLPPQMGCCLASGGAEQRRVAQLIDQGPWPLADPAVIETRQEQPEGAQLEAVARVLRHRERLMAVNPAAGPALDQALRSALTLLLKPNNGVITPPAGTAVGLRYLRDRISVPRDMSLHAARLLRTALEATAALDSPEQPAPLPVQHRRDQNPVPFLAEA
- the gorA gene encoding glutathione-disulfide reductase: MSEHFDLIVIGAGSGGLAAAKRAASYGARVAIVEGDRVGGTCVIRGCVPKKLMVYGSAVRHQLSDAASYGWSIGVISHDSSVLLSKVRAEVDRLNQLHIGFLEKAGVELVRGWGRLADDRTVSVQDSTGSETRRLTAERILIAVGGRPHRPEIPGAELGWVSDDLFELPQFPKEVVVVGAGFIACEFACILNGLGVKVTQLVRGDHLLRGFDRECGLAVQEAMEAEGITVRLAHSPAAIEGEPGALTVVTQSGERIACNGVLLATGRRPFLAGLNLEAAGVAVEGHRIPVDADQRTNVPHIYAVGDVTDRINLTPVAIDEGRALADTIWGNKPRQVDHDLVAAAVFSQPELSSVGLSEEAAMARFGPDGVKVHRARFRPMSQALPARDPKVLLKLVLEAASGKVVGCHMVGEHAAEIIQMAAIAIGMGATKADFDRTMALHPTISEEFVTLPN